The Methylobacterium sp. PvR107 genome contains a region encoding:
- a CDS encoding HAMP domain-containing protein: MTPTTSQLEPKLLLKSLRAFRKGDFSTRLPLDLTGIDGEIAEAFNDIVELNQGLARELDRVARAVGKDGRINERGKLPAATGGWNDCVDSVNTMIGDLVQPTTEVARVIGAVAKGDLGQTMQIEIEGRPLKGEFLRIGKVVNTMVDQLNSFASEVTRVAREVGSEGKLGGQAQVKGVGGTWKDLTDNVNLMAANLTGQVRNIAEVTTAVANGDLSKKITVDVKGEILDLKSTINTMVDQLNSFASEVTRVAKEVGSEGKLGGQAQVKGVGGVWKDLTDNVNMMAENLTGQVRNIAEVTTAVARGDLSKKITVDVKGEILALKLTINTMVDQLNSFASEVTRVAREVGTEGKLGGQAQVEGVGGTWKDLTDNVNMMAANLTGQVRNIADVTTAVANGDLSKKITVDVRGEILELKNTINTMVDQLNSFASEVTRVAREVGSEGKLGGQAQVRGVAGTWADLTDNVNLMAANLTGQVRNIADVTTAVANGDLSKKITVDVRGEILELKNTINTMVDQLNSFASEVTRVAKEVGSEGKLGGQARVEGVAGTWADLTDNVNLMAANLTGQVRNIADVTTAVANGDLSKKITVDVKGEILELKSTINTMVDQLNSFASEVTRVAREVGTEGKLGGQAQVKGVGGVWKGLTDNVNMMAANLTGQVRNIAEVTTAVANGDLSKKITVAVEGEILELKSTINTMVDQLNSFASEVVRVAREVGIEGKLGGQAQVRGVGGTWKDLTDNVNMMAANLTGQVRNIADVTTAVANGDLSKKITVDVKGEILELKSTINTMVDQLNSFASEVTRVAREVGSEGKLGGQAQVRGVGGTWKDLTDNVNMMAANLTGQVRGIADVVTAVAQGDLKRKLSVDAKGEIAALADTVNEMIETLATFADQVTNVAREVGVEGKLGGQARVPGAAGLWRDLTDNVNQLAANLTTQVRAIAEVATAVTKGDLARSISVEASGEVASLKDNINEMIRNLRDTTLKNAEQDWLKTNLAKFTRMLQGERDLATVSNLILSEIASLVSAQRGVFYMVEDEGGEPVLDLTASYAFTERKNLSNRYRLRQGLVGQCAFEKKRILLTNVPGDYITIGSALGEAPPLNIIVLPVLFEQEVRAVIELASFNRFSETHQSFLDQLTESIGIVLNTIAANMRTEGLLKQSQLLTGELQSRQEELKKTNDRLELQAASLQQSEDLLKSQRERLQQTNEELEEKARLLEIQKREVEGKNREVSVAKTALEEKAEQLSLTSRYKSQFLANMSHELRTPLNSLLILSKLLSENRDGNLTDKQREFAKTINAAGTDLLSLINDILDLSKIESGTVSLEIGDVALQDLVENLNRTFRQLAEERHLAFVIDVDPGLPRAVRTDSKRLQQVLRNLLSNAFKFTERGNVSLRIGSAEGSPLRAGSQWMALSVTDTGIGIAEDKQRIIFEAFQQADGTTSRKYGGTGLGLAISREIARLLGGEIVVESRVGSGSTFTLFLPFEPPVQVGPARGSEAAEGNGTSALMGRQPNAAMALSASADDRHAIHPGDHIVLIVEDDAMFASVLLELARERGFKGLIAQDGAGALSLAHRFKPHAITLDIGLPDMDGWALLDLLKNDPRTRHIPIHVISVNDEKKRGLRAGAFGFLEKPVEREGLMRALERSKEFITRPVRNLLLVEDDENQRTGITALLSEEDVKVFGVGTAAAALEALIGGRFDCAIIDLGLPDIGGSELIEEIRASQGGEELPIIVYTGRELTAAEEQQLRQTASTIILKDTRSSERLLDETALFLHRAITSVPADAQIMDERKDVSSLQGCRVILVDDDLRNIFSLTSALEQHGLEVLFAENGKDGIALLKTNPNIDAMLIDIMMPGMDGYETMRMIRAQSAFRSLPLIAVTAKAMKGDREKCLEAGASDYVSKPIDLDQLLAVLRVQLAKRGAMVNGAAPVGGGARDLERQTQ; encoded by the coding sequence ATGACGCCGACCACGTCACAGTTGGAGCCGAAGCTCCTCCTGAAGAGTCTTCGCGCGTTTCGGAAGGGGGACTTCTCGACCCGCCTGCCGCTGGACCTGACAGGCATCGATGGCGAGATCGCGGAAGCGTTCAACGACATCGTCGAGTTGAACCAGGGGCTCGCTCGGGAACTCGACAGGGTCGCGCGCGCGGTCGGCAAGGATGGGCGCATCAATGAGCGCGGCAAGCTCCCGGCGGCGACAGGGGGTTGGAACGACTGCGTCGATTCGGTCAATACGATGATCGGCGATCTTGTCCAGCCGACCACCGAGGTGGCGCGCGTCATCGGGGCGGTTGCGAAAGGCGACCTCGGCCAGACCATGCAGATCGAGATCGAGGGCCGCCCCCTGAAGGGCGAGTTCCTGCGCATCGGCAAAGTGGTCAACACGATGGTCGACCAGTTGAACTCCTTCGCCTCGGAGGTGACGCGCGTCGCCCGCGAGGTCGGCTCGGAGGGCAAGCTGGGTGGCCAAGCCCAGGTCAAGGGCGTCGGCGGGACCTGGAAGGACCTCACCGACAACGTCAACCTGATGGCAGCGAACCTGACTGGTCAGGTCCGGAACATCGCCGAGGTCACGACGGCGGTCGCGAATGGCGATCTATCCAAGAAGATCACCGTCGACGTAAAGGGCGAGATCTTGGATTTGAAATCGACTATCAACACGATGGTCGATCAGCTGAACTCCTTCGCCTCGGAGGTGACGCGCGTCGCCAAGGAGGTGGGCTCGGAAGGCAAGCTCGGCGGCCAGGCCCAGGTCAAGGGCGTCGGTGGTGTCTGGAAGGACCTGACCGACAACGTGAACATGATGGCCGAGAACCTGACCGGCCAAGTGCGCAACATCGCCGAGGTCACGACAGCGGTCGCGCGCGGCGATCTGTCCAAGAAGATCACCGTCGACGTGAAGGGCGAGATTCTGGCCTTGAAGCTGACCATCAACACGATGGTGGACCAGCTGAACTCCTTCGCCTCGGAGGTGACGCGCGTCGCGCGCGAAGTCGGCACCGAAGGCAAGCTCGGTGGTCAAGCCCAGGTCGAAGGTGTCGGCGGAACCTGGAAGGACCTCACCGACAACGTCAACATGATGGCCGCCAACCTCACCGGGCAGGTGCGCAACATCGCCGACGTGACCACGGCGGTGGCCAACGGCGACCTCTCCAAGAAGATCACCGTCGACGTGCGCGGCGAAATCCTGGAGCTGAAGAATACCATCAACACGATGGTCGACCAGCTGAACTCCTTCGCGTCGGAAGTCACCCGCGTCGCCCGCGAGGTCGGCTCGGAGGGCAAGCTCGGCGGCCAGGCGCAAGTGCGCGGCGTCGCCGGAACCTGGGCCGACCTGACCGACAACGTCAATCTGATGGCCGCCAACCTCACCGGTCAGGTGCGCAACATCGCCGACGTGACCACCGCGGTGGCCAACGGCGACCTGTCCAAGAAGATCACCGTCGACGTGCGCGGCGAGATCCTGGAGCTGAAGAACACCATCAACACGATGGTGGACCAGCTCAATTCCTTCGCGTCGGAAGTGACCCGCGTCGCAAAGGAAGTCGGCTCGGAGGGCAAGCTCGGCGGACAGGCCCGCGTCGAGGGCGTGGCGGGAACCTGGGCCGACCTCACCGACAACGTCAACCTGATGGCGGCCAACCTGACCGGTCAGGTGCGCAACATCGCCGACGTGACCACCGCGGTGGCCAACGGCGACCTGTCCAAGAAGATCACCGTCGACGTGAAGGGCGAGATTCTGGAGCTGAAATCGACCATCAACACGATGGTGGACCAGTTGAACTCCTTCGCGTCGGAAGTCACCCGCGTCGCCCGCGAAGTCGGAACGGAGGGCAAGCTCGGTGGGCAGGCCCAGGTCAAGGGCGTCGGCGGCGTGTGGAAAGGCCTGACCGACAACGTGAACATGATGGCGGCCAACCTCACCGGTCAGGTGCGCAACATCGCCGAGGTCACGACGGCGGTGGCCAACGGCGATCTGTCCAAGAAGATCACTGTCGCTGTCGAAGGCGAGATCCTGGAGCTGAAGTCGACCATCAACACGATGGTGGATCAGCTGAACTCCTTCGCCTCCGAGGTGGTCCGCGTCGCCCGCGAAGTGGGTATCGAAGGCAAGCTCGGCGGGCAGGCTCAGGTGCGCGGGGTCGGCGGAACCTGGAAGGACCTCACCGACAACGTGAACATGATGGCGGCCAACCTCACCGGTCAGGTGCGCAACATCGCCGACGTGACCACCGCGGTGGCCAACGGCGACCTGTCCAAGAAGATCACCGTCGACGTGAAGGGCGAGATCCTGGAGCTGAAATCGACCATCAACACGATGGTGGACCAGTTGAACTCCTTCGCGTCGGAAGTCACCCGCGTCGCCCGCGAGGTCGGCTCGGAGGGCAAGCTCGGCGGACAAGCCCAGGTACGCGGGGTCGGCGGAACCTGGAAGGACCTCACCGACAACGTGAACATGATGGCGGCCAACCTGACCGGTCAGGTCCGCGGCATCGCGGATGTCGTCACCGCGGTGGCGCAGGGCGACCTCAAGCGGAAACTCTCCGTCGACGCCAAGGGCGAGATCGCCGCCCTCGCGGATACCGTCAACGAGATGATCGAGACCCTCGCGACCTTTGCCGATCAGGTCACCAACGTCGCCCGCGAGGTGGGCGTCGAGGGCAAGCTCGGCGGTCAGGCCCGGGTGCCGGGTGCCGCGGGCCTGTGGCGCGACCTCACGGACAACGTGAACCAGCTCGCGGCGAACCTGACGACCCAGGTGCGCGCCATCGCCGAAGTGGCGACGGCGGTGACGAAGGGCGATCTCGCACGATCGATCTCGGTCGAGGCCTCCGGTGAGGTGGCCTCGCTGAAGGACAACATCAACGAGATGATCCGCAATCTGCGGGACACGACCCTTAAGAACGCCGAGCAGGACTGGCTGAAGACCAACCTCGCCAAGTTTACGCGCATGCTGCAGGGCGAGCGCGACCTCGCCACCGTCTCGAACCTGATTCTGTCGGAGATTGCATCCTTGGTGAGCGCGCAGCGCGGCGTGTTCTACATGGTGGAAGACGAGGGTGGAGAGCCGGTTCTGGATCTGACGGCGAGTTACGCGTTCACGGAGCGCAAGAATCTGTCGAACCGGTACCGCCTCCGTCAGGGTCTCGTGGGGCAATGCGCGTTCGAGAAGAAGCGCATCCTCCTCACCAACGTGCCCGGCGACTACATCACCATCGGCTCGGCTCTCGGCGAAGCGCCGCCGCTCAACATCATCGTGCTCCCCGTCCTGTTCGAGCAGGAGGTCCGGGCGGTCATCGAGTTGGCCTCGTTCAACCGCTTCAGCGAGACCCATCAGTCGTTCCTCGACCAGCTGACCGAGTCGATCGGCATCGTGCTGAACACGATCGCCGCCAACATGCGGACGGAGGGGCTCCTCAAGCAGTCGCAGCTCCTGACCGGCGAGTTGCAGAGCCGGCAAGAAGAACTCAAGAAGACGAACGATCGCCTCGAGCTGCAGGCCGCCTCGCTGCAGCAATCGGAGGACCTGCTGAAAAGCCAGCGCGAGCGGTTGCAGCAGACCAACGAAGAGCTGGAGGAGAAGGCCCGGCTCCTCGAGATCCAGAAGCGCGAGGTCGAAGGCAAAAACCGGGAGGTTTCGGTCGCCAAGACGGCGCTGGAGGAGAAGGCTGAGCAGCTGAGCCTGACCTCGCGCTACAAGTCGCAGTTCCTGGCGAATATGAGCCACGAGCTGCGCACGCCGCTCAACAGCCTGCTGATCCTCTCGAAGCTTCTCTCCGAGAACCGGGACGGGAACCTCACCGACAAGCAGCGGGAATTCGCCAAGACCATCAACGCGGCCGGGACCGACCTTCTGTCGCTCATCAACGACATCCTCGATCTGTCCAAGATCGAGTCCGGGACCGTGTCGCTCGAGATCGGCGATGTCGCGCTGCAGGATCTTGTCGAGAACCTCAACAGGACCTTCCGGCAGCTCGCCGAGGAGCGCCACCTCGCCTTCGTGATCGATGTCGATCCGGGCCTGCCGCGCGCGGTGCGCACGGATTCCAAGCGTCTGCAGCAGGTTCTCCGGAATCTTCTGTCCAACGCCTTCAAGTTCACCGAGAGGGGCAACGTTTCCCTGAGGATCGGCTCCGCGGAGGGGTCACCGCTGCGCGCCGGGAGCCAGTGGATGGCCCTGTCCGTCACCGATACCGGGATCGGCATCGCCGAGGACAAGCAGCGGATCATCTTCGAGGCGTTCCAGCAGGCCGACGGGACCACGAGCCGCAAGTACGGCGGCACCGGCCTCGGCTTGGCGATCAGCCGCGAGATCGCGCGTCTGTTGGGCGGCGAGATCGTGGTCGAGAGCCGCGTCGGCTCGGGCAGCACCTTCACCCTGTTCCTGCCCTTCGAGCCGCCCGTGCAGGTGGGTCCGGCCCGCGGTTCGGAGGCCGCCGAGGGGAACGGAACGTCGGCGCTGATGGGCCGGCAGCCGAACGCCGCGATGGCGCTCTCAGCCTCGGCGGATGACCGCCACGCCATCCATCCGGGTGATCATATCGTGCTGATCGTGGAGGACGACGCGATGTTCGCTTCGGTGCTGCTGGAACTTGCGCGCGAGCGCGGGTTCAAGGGCCTGATCGCGCAGGACGGCGCGGGTGCGCTGAGCCTCGCCCACCGTTTCAAGCCGCACGCCATCACCCTCGACATCGGCCTGCCCGATATGGACGGCTGGGCTCTGCTCGACCTCCTGAAGAACGATCCCCGCACCCGGCACATCCCGATCCATGTCATCTCGGTCAACGACGAGAAGAAGCGCGGCCTGCGCGCGGGTGCCTTCGGATTCCTGGAGAAGCCCGTGGAGCGCGAGGGCCTGATGCGGGCCCTTGAGCGCTCGAAGGAGTTCATCACACGGCCGGTGCGCAACCTCCTGCTCGTCGAGGATGACGAGAACCAGCGCACCGGCATCACGGCACTCCTGAGCGAGGAAGACGTCAAGGTCTTCGGTGTCGGCACGGCCGCCGCTGCCCTGGAAGCCCTGATCGGCGGCCGGTTCGACTGCGCGATCATCGATCTCGGCCTGCCCGATATCGGCGGTTCCGAATTGATCGAGGAGATCCGCGCCTCGCAGGGCGGGGAGGAGCTGCCTATCATCGTTTACACGGGCCGGGAGCTGACGGCCGCCGAGGAGCAGCAGCTCAGGCAGACAGCCTCGACGATTATCCTCAAGGACACGCGCTCGTCCGAGCGGCTCCTCGACGAGACCGCTCTGTTCCTGCATCGCGCCATCACCAGCGTTCCGGCCGACGCGCAGATCATGGACGAGCGGAAGGACGTGTCGTCGCTCCAGGGGTGTCGCGTCATCCTGGTCGACGACGACCTGCGCAACATCTTCTCGCTCACGAGCGCCCTGGAGCAACACGGGCTCGAGGTCCTGTTCGCGGAAAACGGGAAGGACGGCATCGCGCTGCTCAAGACCAACCCGAACATCGATGCGATGTTGATCGACATCATGATGCCCGGGATGGACGGCTACGAGACGATGCGGATGATCCGGGCTCAGTCCGCCTTCCGGAGCCTGCCGCTCATCGCGGTGACCGCGAAGGCCATGAAAGGCGACCGCGAAAAATGCCTTGAGGCGGGCGCGTCAGATTACGTCTCGAAGCCGATCGACTTGGATCAGCTCCTCGCCGTGCTGCGCGTGCAATTGGCAAAGCGTGGTGCGATGGTCAACGGCGCCGCGCCGGTGGGCGGCGGCGCGAGGGACCTTGAACGGCAAACGCAATGA